A single window of Ammospiza caudacuta isolate bAmmCau1 chromosome Z, bAmmCau1.pri, whole genome shotgun sequence DNA harbors:
- the LOC131571660 gene encoding serine/threonine-protein kinase PAK 3-like, whose product MRDNRSPNIVTYLDSYLVDAELWLAMEFMDGGTLFDVLRAVYLEEGQIGAVCRECLQGLHFLHSRQVIHRDIKSCNVLVGTDGSVKLGDFGLCAQLSPEHSKRSSSVGTPSWMAPEVVRGEAYGPKVDIWSLGIMGLEMVEGEAPYQREARLRELSADGLHPERSLGFPLAGTQRANAHSTAKMIGQVCAAVCTIFSVVYSGYYLTQLTLQAACGQRTARPKYAVDSLAGYLADTGPWKGPAVSVD is encoded by the exons ATGAGGGACAACAGGAGTCCCAATATCGTTACCTACTTAGACAG ctacctggtGGATgcggagctctggctggccatgGAGTTCATGGACGGCGGCACCTTGTTtgatgtgctgagggcagtgtacctggaggaaggacagatagGCGCTGTCTGTCGGGAG tgcctgcaaggactgcatttccttcattcccgccaagtcatccacagagacatcaaaagTTGCAACGTCCTGGTGGGCACGGACGGATCCGTCAAGTTGG gtgactttggcctctgtgctcagctcagccctgagcacagcaagcgcagctccagcgtcggcactcccagctggatggcaccggaggtggtgagaggagaagcctacggccccaaagtggacatctggtccctggggatcatggggctggaaatggtggaaggggaagctcCTTACCAGCGGGAAGCCCGTCTCCGG gagctctcagcagacGGCCTGCACCCCGAGAGGAGTCTTGGCTTTCCCTTGGCTGGCACTCAGCGTGCAAACgcgcacagcactgccaaaatgaTTGGGCAAGTCTGTGCCGCCGTTTGCACCATCTTTTCTGTTGTCTATTCTGGCTACTACCTGACCCAGCTGACTC tgcaggctgcctgtggtcagcGGACAGCGCGGCCCAAATACGCAGTTGACAGCCTTGCAGGGTACCTGGCAGACACTGGcccctggaagggacctgctgtcTCCGTGGACTAA
- the LOC131571661 gene encoding serine/threonine-protein kinase PAK 3-like — translation MRDNRSPNIVTYLDSYLVDAELWLAMEFMDGGTLFDVLRAVYLEEGQIGAVCRECLQGLHFLHSRQVIHRDIKSCNVLVGTDGSVKLGDFGLCAQLSPEHSKRSSSVGTPSWMAPEVVRGEAYGPKVDIWSLGIMGLEMVEGEAPYQREARLRRPFVTSGDPASSLAALIISAKQVQEDWRGDTCA, via the exons ATGAGAGACAACAGGAGTCCCAATATCGTTACCTACTTAGACAG ctacctggtGGATgcggagctctggctggccatgGAGTTCATGGACGGCGGCACCTTGTTtgatgtgctgagggcagtgtacctggaggaaggacagatagGCGCTGTCTGTCGGGAG tgcctgcaaggactgcatttccttcattcccgccaagtcatccacagagacatcaaaagTTGCAACGTCCTGGTGGGCACGGACGGATCCGTCAAGTTGG gtgactttggcctctgtgctcagctcagccctgagcacagcaagcgcagctccagcgtcggcactcccagctggatggcaccggaggtggtgagaggagaagcctacggccccaaagtggacatctggtccctggggatcatggggctggaaatggtggaaggggaagctcCTTACCAGCGGGAAGCCCGTCTCCGG cGTCCCTTCGTGACCTCAGGCgatcctgcctccagcctggctgctctgatcatCTCAGCCAAGCAAGTGCAGGAAGACTGGAGAGGAGACACCTGCGCCTGA